A genomic region of Exiguobacterium sp. Helios contains the following coding sequences:
- a CDS encoding Crp/Fnr family transcriptional regulator, which translates to MEQAQLDEYLDRFQLTDVFAGGLRDHLQPVAFQAGDWLCRQGDAADRMYLLLEGKLKITHMSATGKRLVLSFKHPFDLVGDIEYVRRTPLMNTVEAVTPVKAVSISYAALEQKGADNPALLRFLLETITMKFELKSHSMSFNLLYPVEVRLASYLLSMTPETPTLPVSDLVDAADLIGTSYRHLNRVLRQFSQDGLIERTNRMITIIDRAGLTERIGESIYE; encoded by the coding sequence GTGGAACAAGCACAACTGGATGAATATTTGGACCGGTTTCAGTTGACGGACGTCTTTGCCGGCGGCTTGCGTGATCATTTACAACCGGTCGCCTTTCAGGCCGGCGACTGGCTGTGCCGTCAAGGCGACGCGGCGGATCGGATGTACTTGTTACTCGAGGGGAAACTGAAGATTACCCATATGTCGGCGACCGGAAAACGGCTTGTCTTATCGTTTAAGCATCCGTTTGATCTGGTCGGCGATATCGAATACGTCCGACGGACCCCATTGATGAACACAGTCGAAGCGGTCACGCCGGTCAAAGCCGTCAGCATCTCCTATGCGGCACTCGAGCAAAAGGGTGCTGACAATCCGGCACTGCTCCGGTTTTTACTTGAGACGATTACGATGAAGTTTGAGCTGAAATCACACTCGATGAGCTTTAATCTGCTGTATCCGGTCGAGGTCCGGCTTGCCAGTTATCTCTTATCGATGACACCGGAAACACCGACGTTACCAGTCAGTGATTTGGTTGATGCGGCGGATTTAATCGGCACGAGTTATCGCCACCTGAACCGTGTCCTGCGGCAGTTCAGTCAGGACGGCTTGATTGAGCGGACGAACCGGATGATTACGATTATCGACCGGGCGGGTCTGACAGAACGGATCGGCGAAAGTATTTATGAGTGA
- a CDS encoding DMT family transporter: protein MTLGIVLALFGGMMVCIQNTFNAKVKERVGAWATTTLVLGLGFLASLTIGLLVEGGGLFSTSGMEPWFWFSGIIGVGVVLCVTQGVQQLGPSYAISIVMVSQILFALLWDTLGWFGLDQVAFTWTKAVGVVLIGGGVLLFQLGGKLTERRMLRKGA, encoded by the coding sequence ATGACACTTGGAATAGTTCTGGCTTTATTCGGCGGAATGATGGTCTGTATTCAGAATACGTTTAATGCCAAGGTCAAGGAACGGGTCGGGGCATGGGCGACGACGACGCTTGTCCTCGGACTCGGATTCCTGGCCTCGCTGACGATCGGACTGCTTGTTGAAGGCGGCGGTCTCTTTTCGACGAGCGGGATGGAACCGTGGTTTTGGTTCAGCGGCATCATCGGAGTCGGCGTCGTTTTGTGCGTAACGCAAGGGGTGCAGCAGCTTGGACCGAGTTATGCAATCTCAATCGTCATGGTTTCACAAATCCTGTTTGCCTTGCTGTGGGATACGCTCGGCTGGTTCGGTCTTGATCAAGTAGCGTTCACCTGGACGAAAGCTGTCGGCGTTGTTTTGATCGGCGGCGGTGTTTTATTGTTCCAACTCGGCGGCAAGTTAACCGAACGACGGATGTTACGAAAAGGAGCCTAA
- a CDS encoding YjjG family noncanonical pyrimidine nucleotidase, producing the protein MNYTTLLFDIDHTLLDFDATERSALRQLFEDEQLEWTEEREARYRTINRCLWQALERGEVTRQEVITSRFVAFFAEQGRTVDGSRMDTRYRAYLSQGTELIAGAIELLESLKGKYQLYVVTNGVAATQRDRLKGSGLAPYFDGIFVSEETGYQKPMPAFFDYVFERMPDTTRNQALIIGDSLTADIQGGILAGIATCWFNPGHATASAELTPTYMIERLDQLVTLLGTKEVVRTTSK; encoded by the coding sequence ATGAATTACACGACTTTATTATTTGATATCGATCATACCTTGCTTGATTTTGATGCGACGGAACGCTCTGCTTTACGACAATTGTTTGAAGACGAGCAGCTCGAGTGGACAGAAGAGCGGGAAGCCCGTTACCGGACAATCAACCGCTGCTTATGGCAGGCACTTGAACGGGGCGAGGTAACACGGCAGGAAGTGATCACGTCACGTTTTGTGGCGTTTTTTGCCGAGCAGGGCCGTACGGTCGACGGCAGTCGAATGGATACGCGCTACCGTGCGTACTTGAGTCAAGGGACGGAACTGATTGCAGGGGCAATCGAGTTGCTCGAATCACTCAAAGGCAAGTATCAGCTGTATGTCGTGACGAACGGTGTTGCGGCGACGCAACGGGATCGGCTCAAAGGATCCGGTTTGGCTCCTTATTTTGACGGAATTTTTGTCTCGGAAGAAACCGGTTATCAAAAACCGATGCCAGCCTTTTTTGATTACGTGTTTGAGCGGATGCCGGACACGACGCGCAATCAGGCGTTGATCATCGGCGACTCGTTGACGGCAGATATTCAGGGCGGCATCTTGGCAGGAATTGCAACATGTTGGTTTAATCCCGGTCATGCCACTGCTTCGGCGGAACTGACGCCGACCTACATGATCGAGCGGCTTGATCAGCTTGTGACGCTGCTTGGGACGAAAGAGGTAGTTCGGACAACCTCGAAATGA
- a CDS encoding GNAT family N-acetyltransferase, with amino-acid sequence MQIELRPVTHENWEACCALELTAEQQGFLEPNVYSIAQAGFEPTLVMRTVYAANELAGFLMYNSEREELDGYWIYRLMIDRRHQGSGIGREAVRLLLAEMQQLPEATCIVVGYRPDNQAVHRLYERLGFIDHGDRFGKEMAVRYTF; translated from the coding sequence ATGCAGATTGAATTACGCCCAGTCACGCACGAGAACTGGGAAGCGTGCTGTGCGCTTGAATTGACGGCGGAACAACAGGGATTCTTAGAACCGAACGTCTACTCGATTGCTCAGGCTGGTTTTGAGCCGACGCTCGTCATGCGGACGGTTTATGCAGCGAATGAGTTAGCCGGATTTTTGATGTACAATTCGGAACGGGAAGAACTGGACGGCTACTGGATTTACCGGTTGATGATTGACCGGCGCCATCAAGGTTCAGGTATCGGCCGGGAAGCAGTCCGTTTGTTGCTTGCAGAGATGCAACAGCTTCCGGAAGCGACGTGTATCGTCGTCGGTTACCGTCCGGACAATCAAGCAGTGCACCGTCTGTATGAACGACTTGGATTTATCGATCACGGTGACCGGTTCGGAAAAGAGATGGCAGTCCGGTACACGTTTTAA
- a CDS encoding sigma-70 family RNA polymerase sigma factor — translation MDLRTEHTELVRRAIKQDETAFEQLILLHSEQLYRTAYVYVKNEQDALDVVQETVYKAFISIGQVKEPKYFVTWLTKILIRNCYRVLNQQTAVADLIEQIPVKESSREEHLDLIEALSHLRKEYRDVLVLFYFHDVPMKEIASFIGITLNTVKTYLKRGREELKKQLGGLDYVEAQSSK, via the coding sequence TTGGACTTACGAACGGAGCACACGGAGCTTGTCCGGCGTGCCATCAAGCAGGACGAGACAGCCTTTGAACAATTGATTCTCTTACATAGTGAACAGCTCTACCGGACGGCCTACGTCTATGTTAAAAACGAACAGGATGCACTCGACGTTGTCCAGGAAACGGTCTACAAGGCCTTCATTTCAATCGGACAGGTCAAAGAGCCCAAATACTTCGTGACCTGGCTGACGAAAATTCTGATTCGGAACTGTTACCGTGTCCTGAACCAACAGACAGCGGTAGCGGATCTCATTGAACAGATTCCGGTGAAGGAATCTTCGCGGGAAGAACATCTGGACTTGATTGAAGCGTTGTCGCACCTGCGAAAAGAATACCGGGATGTTTTGGTGCTCTTTTATTTTCACGATGTCCCGATGAAGGAGATTGCTTCTTTTATCGGTATCACCCTGAATACGGTCAAGACGTATCTCAAACGGGGACGGGAAGAATTGAAGAAACAGTTGGGAGGGCTTGATTATGTCGAAGCACAATCTTCAAAATGA
- a CDS encoding DUF4179 domain-containing protein produces MSKHNLQNDYNQIPVPQAALQERIRQGMEQGKRDQQIKRPKRLRRLVVSTGLAASLLITSTFVVPSFATAMAKVPLLGQMYRPFLEQENTGTAISQKQLATKIDQVASDNGIDIQVIDAYYDGATIGMNLTATGVPDVKAEARSGLYELFKGDKRFAGTETKEVVQFKQVNGIWQGRIEYTLGETKLQDTLQIPIVLTDVFGVNGNWAFNVPVKRLPVKEQVYGTTVKNPTYQTEVTLDKLIQGKGSTSFDYITRSPKKERARVELTLLDSSGKEIIRNWTWSTQSVKRTKTGTEAIEQSRLIFGNYVIPKGNYLLQPSLRIDLETQPIPLTKPLPYRQQSETHPLKMTITSIETTSEQVVVEFSTNSRESRFGMKLDIRNSMRLLEGTEPPDGREIKPKVTVLDADKQMFRSTFRLPEPSEHTREEYYLETGYSNTLVNTPLELQPIPFTVD; encoded by the coding sequence ATGTCGAAGCACAATCTTCAAAATGACTATAACCAGATTCCTGTACCGCAGGCCGCCTTACAGGAGCGGATTCGCCAAGGAATGGAGCAGGGAAAGCGGGATCAACAAATCAAACGACCGAAACGTCTGCGACGTCTGGTTGTCTCGACGGGACTTGCGGCATCACTGTTGATCACATCGACATTCGTCGTTCCATCTTTTGCGACGGCGATGGCAAAAGTTCCATTACTCGGTCAGATGTACCGACCGTTCCTCGAACAGGAAAACACCGGTACCGCAATTAGTCAGAAGCAACTCGCAACGAAAATCGATCAAGTCGCAAGTGACAACGGGATCGACATCCAAGTCATCGATGCCTACTACGACGGAGCAACAATCGGTATGAATCTGACAGCGACCGGCGTCCCGGATGTGAAAGCGGAAGCGCGGTCAGGATTATATGAACTGTTCAAAGGGGATAAACGGTTTGCCGGGACAGAGACGAAAGAAGTGGTTCAGTTCAAGCAGGTGAACGGTATTTGGCAAGGACGAATTGAATACACGCTCGGTGAAACCAAATTGCAAGATACGCTCCAGATTCCGATCGTGTTGACGGACGTATTTGGCGTCAATGGAAACTGGGCGTTTAACGTACCGGTTAAGCGGCTTCCTGTCAAAGAACAAGTCTATGGCACAACGGTCAAAAATCCAACCTATCAAACGGAAGTCACATTGGATAAGTTGATTCAGGGCAAAGGCAGCACCTCGTTCGACTATATAACACGCTCGCCGAAAAAAGAACGTGCCCGTGTCGAGCTGACGTTGCTTGATTCATCCGGCAAGGAAATCATCCGCAACTGGACATGGTCGACTCAGTCCGTTAAACGGACGAAAACTGGAACGGAGGCCATCGAGCAGTCACGGTTAATCTTCGGGAACTATGTGATTCCAAAAGGGAACTATCTGTTGCAGCCTTCTTTACGAATTGATCTAGAGACACAACCGATTCCGTTAACCAAGCCGTTGCCGTACCGCCAACAGTCGGAAACGCACCCGCTCAAGATGACAATCACATCGATTGAGACAACATCCGAGCAAGTCGTCGTTGAATTTTCGACGAATTCCCGTGAGTCTCGATTTGGTATGAAGCTTGATATCCGTAACTCCATGCGGTTGCTTGAAGGAACAGAACCGCCGGACGGTCGGGAAATCAAACCAAAAGTCACCGTGCTCGATGCGGATAAACAAATGTTCCGGTCGACATTCCGCCTGCCGGAACCATCCGAGCACACACGTGAAGAATATTATCTCGAAACCGGCTACAGCAATACCCTCGTCAATACACCACTTGAGTTACAACCGATTCCGTTTACGGTCGACTAA